From the genome of Triticum aestivum cultivar Chinese Spring chromosome 3B, IWGSC CS RefSeq v2.1, whole genome shotgun sequence, one region includes:
- the LOC123072200 gene encoding uncharacterized protein isoform X2, which yields MTEFSLSLRSGAATSDMCWNFWHRWRRHHLHRPLPGRLRECVRPTIKLVMTHFEFPSKSQPFQIHQHRFSTSRISYLWSGATKISIEEICRSTEYIPYAVD from the exons ATGACAGAGTTCTCTTT ATCCTTGAGGTCAGGTGCGGCAACTAGCGACATGTGCTGGAACTTCTGGCATCGCTGGAGGCGGCATCACCTGCATCGACCTCTCCCTGGTCGCCTTCGAGAGTGTGTGCGGCCGACCATCAAGCTTGTTATGACGCACTTTGAATTTCCGAGCAAGTCGCAGCCTTTTCAGATTCATCAACACAG gTTTTCAACATCACGAATTTCATACTTATGGAGTGGAGCTACCAAAATATCTATTGAG GAAATATGTCGAAGCACAGAATATATTCCATATGCAGTGGACTAA
- the LOC123072200 gene encoding uncharacterized protein isoform X1, whose translation MTEFSLSLRSGAATSDMCWNFWHRWRRHHLHRPLPGRLRECVRPTIKLVMTHFEFPSKSQPFQIHQHRFSTSRISYLWSGATKISIEVLSKCCDYLAHTTCREITLYYEDFKIREICRSTEYIPYAVD comes from the exons ATGACAGAGTTCTCTTT ATCCTTGAGGTCAGGTGCGGCAACTAGCGACATGTGCTGGAACTTCTGGCATCGCTGGAGGCGGCATCACCTGCATCGACCTCTCCCTGGTCGCCTTCGAGAGTGTGTGCGGCCGACCATCAAGCTTGTTATGACGCACTTTGAATTTCCGAGCAAGTCGCAGCCTTTTCAGATTCATCAACACAG gTTTTCAACATCACGAATTTCATACTTATGGAGTGGAGCTACCAAAATATCTATTGAG GTGCTATCCAAGTGTTGTGATTATTTAGCACACACAACTTGCAGGGAGATAACTCTATACTATGAAGACTTTAAAATACGA GAAATATGTCGAAGCACAGAATATATTCCATATGCAGTGGACTAA